Genomic window (Cucumis sativus cultivar 9930 chromosome 2, Cucumber_9930_V3, whole genome shotgun sequence):
AAGTAGCCATTGTTAGACATGCATTGGAGCTTCCCTTACATTGGAGAATGCCAAGATTGGAGACACGATGGTTCATTGATATCTACGAGAGAAAAGTGGATATGAATCCTATtcttcttgaatttgctaAACTTGATTTCAATAGGGTGCAATCTATCCACCAACAAGATTTAAAATACGCATCAAGGTAACACTATTTATATTGTTGTTCAATACAAAAGATATACATATACGAGTTAATGAACTTAAAGCTTACAAGATTGAAGATATTactgaaattatttataacaattcTTTACTGTCCATCTCTTCTTCTATAGATTGTTTATATAACAACTGCgagaaaagaatgaaaatatatatcagtggaaaagggaaatgaaatttgaatataagacCTTAGAATTATGATATTCTATATGATACACATATAAACAGTCAatccaaaagtttaaattgatgtgTGTTacgttaaatttaattatagcAATTCTTTTACAAGTTTATGGCATCATTGTATATCAACAGTTGGTGGAGAAGCACCGGATTTGGAGAAAAGTTGAGGTTTGCAAGAGATAGATTGATGGAAAATTTCTTATGGACGGTAGGTTTTGGATATGAACCTAAATTCTCATCTTATCGAAGAATGGCCACAAAAATTAATGCATTCATAACAACAATTGATGATGTTTATGATGTCTATGGCACATTAGATGAACTCCAACTCTTTACCGACGCAATTGAGAGGTAAGTAATCAATAACTCGACTTCGAAAAAATTTAGATGCAACCATCTTTTGTGCACCCTGGCTAAAACCTAATAGAAATATGCCACGTACAACTCTTTTATCGAAAAAAAATCTGTGTAAAGAAGATTAAGTTGATGAAAAGTTGTACCTAATCATTGATTTTGTATCCTATAAGCTTTTAAACATTAGATTATAACAAGATTAGCATTTTAAGATTAactttctataaaattttatacctcttccaattaaaataatcaactttctattttattatttttatatttttaaaattactatttttatttttattcctttGGAAGGAACTTACTTCCATAATCATATCATATAATCATATCATAGATTGATTTAGtggtaaaaaataaagataatggTCTCGATAAATAACTTAGCTCTAGAGACTATGAATTCAATCAATGtgatatatatctaataacttatttcttacaagttttttttacattCAAACATTGGatgcaatattttttttagaaaaaggaatATTATGAAAATCTATTAATATCTAATTCTATTGAAAATTGTGGTATTAGGTGGGATGTTGATGCATTGGACCAGCTTCCTGACtatatgaaaatatgtttttttgcTCTCCACAATTCTATAAATGAGATGGCCTTTGAAGTATTAAGAGACAAAGGAATTAATGTCATCCAATACCTTAAGAAAGCAGTATGAAGTTAATTTATATGCcagtttgtttttaatttgcaTTTGATTGACATCATTCCAaatcattaatattaatttatgtaaatttatattttacagTGGGTAGATTTGTGCAAAAGTTACATGTTGGAGGCAAAATGGTACCACACTAATCATAAACCAACATTGGAAGAATATTTAGATAATGCATGGATTTCAATATCAGGACCAGTTGTATTAATTCATGCATATGTTTTCGTCACATCTCCAACACTTGAAAATATGGAGAGTTTGAAACAATATGTTGATATGGTTCGTTGGTCATCAACAATTTTACGACTTGCTGATGATCTCGGAACGTCATCGGTAAGTGAATGAAGTTTGTATTCATTTTACGTTTTGTTAACTAATTAcatagttaat
Coding sequences:
- the LOC101207690 gene encoding terpene synthase 10 isoform X2; this encodes MALHQFPTSSQTSRFIERVSCNFNPSFIPRIVKVISKTTATRMCSQTIVRRSGNYQPPFWKHEFIQSLRSEFGGEIYVGRFNELKREIRLIINQIIDDPLKQLELIDTLQRLGISYHFENEIKNVLKTTYEKSYENDYWKNNNLYATSLEFRLLRQHGFNLSQDVFNNFYSSETKSFNTQMYQDLNGMLFLYEASFLSIEGENILETAKHFTVKYLEKYMKSSKDEKEVAIVRHALELPLHWRMPRLETRWFIDIYERKVDMNPILLEFAKLDFNRVQSIHQQDLKYASSWWRSTGFGEKLRFARDRLMENFLWTVGFGYEPKFSSYRRMATKINAFITTIDDVYDVYGTLDELQLFTDAIERWDVDALDQLPDYMKICFFALHNSINEMAFEVLRDKGINVIQYLKKAWVDLCKSYMLEAKWYHTNHKPTLEEYLDNAWISISGPVVLIHAYVFVTSPTLENMESLKQYVDMVRWSSTILRLADDLGTSSQEVMFQNQYNVI